DNA from Verrucomicrobiia bacterium:
TTTGCCATGCACTATATGACCATAGACAAGATCAAAAAGCAGGATCGGGTTATTGTTTTGGATTCAACGGGAACTTTTTTTGTTACTCCGACCATGCCTTTTGAAAAAGCTGAAGAATTGCATTATACCCAAGCATTATATGCCACTTATGCTTTGTACATGAGAAATCCTTACGGATTTGATATGAAGGACCAATTGGAGAAGATGTTCAATAAAACTTCTTATCAAAAAGCCTTGGCGGAATGGAAATTGGATGAAAACGCTTTTCAGAGTAAACAAACTCGACAAAAAGTTGAAATTTCTTCTTTTAATACCTTAAAAACTCCAGGCGATTTTATTATTATAAATGTTAAAGGACAATTAATTCGAACTAGTTCTTTTCAAGGAAGAGTGGTGCCAGAATTATTTGATTTGGATTTGACTTTAACCATGATGCGAAATCCTGGATTAGCCATGAATGATAAATATCCTTTGGTCGTGGTAGATTACGATGCTAAAATAACACCTACAATTGCTCCACCACCCGTTCCAGAATAATATTTATGAAATATTTTTTTTTAATTTGTTTTATTAGTATTGCTTATATTGGGAAAATTTTTGCGCAAGACCTGCCTTTCTCCATTAATTCAAAACATATTAAGGAATTTTCTCTTGATGAGCATAATGTCTATAATGTTCCTATTGCCGTGGATGCTCCCACGACTATTATGTTTCCCAGTTCTTTTACCGCATTACAAGCGGTGAATATTTCCGCTAATCCTGAAGTTTTAGCACCGGTAATGTTGGAGTATACACCGGGTCAATATTTTTTTACGGTTCGTGCAACTCGTGACGATGCTAATGCAATGTTAAATATCATTTGGCAACGTAAAACTTATGTATTGCGACTCATTGCCTCAAAAGAGCCTTATTACTCTGTCACGTTTGGTGGCTCAGGTGGTGGTGGTATGCCTCTAGGCGGTAGCGCTCGACGTAAACGGGTTAGTCCACAAAATTTGCTGGGTCTTTTAGATAAAGCAAAATCTTTTCGGTTGCTTTCCACTCAGTATCCTCAAATGCTAGAGCAAGCGAATCGTATTGAGCCTCAAAAATGGACTGTGTATAAAAATTTTGATATTTGGACTGATGAAATTATTCGTTTCGATGATCAAGACACTTTAGTTTTTCGAATTTTATTACGTAACAACTCAAATAAAACAATTTATTACTCGCCTCAAGGATTTGCTGTGCGAACAGGTAATCGTGTTTATCATCAAAGTATTTCGGATGCCAGTGGCATCATGCCTCCTAAATCTACGACTTTAGCTTATTTTGCGATTACCGGATCAGGAGATGGAGGGCGCAATGATTTATCGGTTAAAAATGATTTTAACATCATTGTGACTCGAATGAATGCTAATGCAGTGGAATTGTTGCGTTAAAGGGATATGAACGGTCGCGAGATTATTAATTTTTTTACTAAGACAAAAACGGGGCCTATTGTTGCGTTTTTGATTGTGGGAGCTATCATCATTATTCTCGCTTTTGGATTTAGGAAGCCTCGTGAGGCATCGCAAGATAAATTGACAAGAGCCACTTCAACTTCTTCTTCTAGTTCTGATGCTGACTCGATAAAAACGGTCAAACGCGAAGTGGCACCTCCTCTATATTTAGGGGGTGAAAAATCGAAGGAGGAAATTTTGTTAGAACAGCAAGCAAAAGTTTCGGCTGTTAAAACCAATCAAGAAGCTATTCCTTTGACACTTTATAATGCTGGGCAAAGTCAAGGTCCTGGTGGACGACCTGTGGAAGTTACTGAAACTTATGCCCCTTATGGACGTTTAATTCCTTGTGAGTTGGTGATTACAGTGGATTCTTCTAATATCAAAACACCGATTATCGGTATGGTTACCGAAGATTTATGGCATAATGGTCGTTTGGTTATTCCTGCTGGCGCTGAAGTTCATGGAACAGCTCAAGCTGATAAAACTCGTGAACGTATTGCTTCTTCAGGTTCGTGGGTCATTGTTTGGCGCACAGCAAATGAGATGAATGGAATGGAAATGCGTTTACAGGGTATTGCTCTAGATATGGAAAAAGATTATAATTCAGGAACAGGCGAATGGGCCCTAACCGATGGCAGTGCTGGTCTTAGAGGGGAATTACTTCGCAATGATAATTTAGCTGAAGTGAAATTATTTGTCGCAACCTTCTTAGGTGAAGCAGCTGATGTTTTAGAAGAACGTAGTTTTTCTCGACCCAATACCTTTACGGGTGAACAGACAGCCATTGTAGAAAATACACCTCGTAACGCTGCCTTA
Protein-coding regions in this window:
- a CDS encoding TrbI/VirB10 family protein, with the protein product MNGREIINFFTKTKTGPIVAFLIVGAIIIILAFGFRKPREASQDKLTRATSTSSSSSDADSIKTVKREVAPPLYLGGEKSKEEILLEQQAKVSAVKTNQEAIPLTLYNAGQSQGPGGRPVEVTETYAPYGRLIPCELVITVDSSNIKTPIIGMVTEDLWHNGRLVIPAGAEVHGTAQADKTRERIASSGSWVIVWRTANEMNGMEMRLQGIALDMEKDYNSGTGEWALTDGSAGLRGELLRNDNLAEVKLFVATFLGEAADVLEERSFSRPNTFTGEQTAIVENTPRNAALAGVKAVTEKYVEQIMDAIERDGFYVRVPAGKQFYLYVTQTIDREFAKRGNMLNP